The following are encoded in a window of Palaemon carinicauda isolate YSFRI2023 chromosome 31, ASM3689809v2, whole genome shotgun sequence genomic DNA:
- the LOC137624612 gene encoding uncharacterized protein, which produces MKFLSPLLILVVSVSCDVIHDGLGGIHGGVVGIHGGGIGIHHDGIGIHDGIGIHDGGIGIHNGGIGIHNGGIGFHDGGLGLHGGHAIVDAAPVVNTFVNQPVIQKHVTQPIVRTVVNRPVINKHVTQPVVRTHVNQPVIDKHVTQPIVRTHVNRPVIDKHVTQPIVRTHVNRPVIDKHITQPIVRTHVNRPVIDKHITQPIVRTTVNRPVINKDVTIPVVKTTVNRPVIHKQITSPVVKTTVNRPVIHKEITSPVLKTTVNRPVIHKQITSPVVHHTVNRPVIHKQITSPVVHHTVSHPVVHKHVDLGVGLVH; this is translated from the exons ATGAAATTC CTTTCTCCTCTCCTGATTTTGGTGGTGTCCGTGTCTTGTGATGTTATTCATGACGGACTTGGTGGTATTCATGGTGGTGTAGTTGGCATCCACGGTGGTGGCATTGGCATCCATCATGATGGAATTGGCATCCATGACGGAATTGGCATCCATGATGGTGGAATTGGCATCCACAATGGTGGAATTGGCATCCACAATGGTGGAATTGGCTTCCACGATGGTGGACTTGGCCTCCACGGTGGCCACGCAATCGTCGATGCTGCCCCTGTCGTGAACACTTTTGTTAACCAGCCTGTCATCCAGAAGCACGTAACCCAGCCCATCGTGCGCACCGTTGTCAACAGACCCGTTATCAACAAGCATGTCACCCAGCCTGTTGTGCGTACTCACGTCAACCAACCAGTCATTGACAAGCACGTCACCCAGCCTATTGTGCGCACTCATGTCAACAGACCAGTCATTGACAAGCACGTCACCCAGCCTATTGTGCGCACTCACGTCAACAGACCAGTCATTGACAAGCACATCACCCAGCCTATTGTTCGCACTCACGTCAACCGACCAGTCATTGACAAGCACATCACTCAGCCCATTGTGCGTACTACTGTCAACAGACCTGTCATCAACAAGGATGTCACCATCCCAGTCGTGAAGACCACCGTCAACCGACCCGTCATCCACAAGCAAATCACCTCCCCAGTTGTCAAGACCACAGTCAACAGGCCCGTGATCCACAAGGAGATCACCTCCCCAGTCCTTAAGACTACTGTCAATAGGCCTGTGATCCACAAGCAGATCACTTCACCTGTTGTGCACCATACTGTCAATAGGCCTGTGATCCACAAGCAGATCACTTCACCTGTTGTGCACCACACTGTCAGCCACCCCGTCGTCCACAAGCACGTCGATCTTGGTGTCGGACTCGTCCACTAA